From Betta splendens chromosome 3, fBetSpl5.4, whole genome shotgun sequence, the proteins below share one genomic window:
- the arl14ep gene encoding ARL14 effector protein codes for MPVICAATGCNNKFVKGSEIRFYRFPLSKPQLATKWVHSLGMKNFVPTANTCLCSEHFRPDCFRDYNGKQFLREDAVPTIFAQGHDSSKIELRKRGVVPKETNVANQMGTQADKERDARRDKRGGFRGGRGGRGGKQVTDRQNLGAKSRVYDSKGRLLSNGKDMCDCLDVDCTGCFYPCPDCGSRKCGVECRCDRKWLYEQVEVEGGEIIRNKFAV; via the exons ATGCCCGTTATTTGTGCAGCAACCGGGTGCAACAACAAGTTTGTCAAAGGGTCGGAAATAAGATTTTACAG GTTCCCACTCAGCAAACCTCAACTTGCAACTAAATGGGTTCACAGTCTTGGGATGAAGAACTTCGTCCCAACTGCCAACACGTGTCTCTGCTCGGAGCATTTCAGGCCCGACTGCTTCAGAGACTACAACGGCAAACAGTTCCTGAGGGAGGACGCGGTGCCCACTATATTCGCCCAAGGACACGATTCATCCAAG ATCGAACTTCGCAAACGAGGGGTGGTACCGAAGGAGACCAACGTGGCCAATCAGATGGGAACGCAAGCAGACAAGGAGAGAGACGCACGCAGAGACAAACGGGGCGGATTCAGG ggaggacgaggaggacgtggaggaaAGCAGGTGACTGACAG GCAGAATCTTGGAGCCAAAAGCCGAGTGTACGACAGCAAAGGCCGACTGCTGTCCAACGGCAAAGACATGTGTGACTGTCTGGATGTGGACTGTACGGGCTGCTTCTACCCCTGCCCCGACTGCGGCTCACGCAAGTGCGGGGTCGAGTGCCGCTGTGACCGGAAGTGGCTTTATGAGCAGGTGGAAGTGGAGGGTGGAGAAATCATCCGAAACAAGTTTGCTGTGTAG
- the kcna4 gene encoding potassium voltage-gated channel subfamily A member 1, with the protein MEFAMVGADGGCNSHLPYGYAQARARERERERERQAAHTRAAAAAAAAEGGSGAEGGGGGGGGGAGGSSSSAHLLNNRQHQSRAASSTNANISSGGTASRPSSSSTSSVQPPQHQHEPEQQHRVVRERKKQRGVGRWRRGRATLGGDLRHSELALLGSEEDIMIEEEEADGAEEEEEEGGEAGERGSQRSSFVCNMDEEEETVSITDRRPQSGYENVYSECGCCERVVINVSGLKFETQLKTLTQFPDTLLGDPDKRIRYFDPLRNEYFFDRNRPSFDAILYYYQSGGRLKRPVNVPFDIFSEEVKFYELGEEAILKFREDEGFVKEEEKPLPEDEFKRQIWLLFEYPESSSPARGIAVVSVLVIVISIVIFCLETLPEFRDEKEYLQPRRNSSRPDHGFTPFNDPFFIVETVCIIWFSFEIIVRFFASPSKTAFFKNIMNTIDIVSILPYFITLGTDLAQHQGNGQHAMSFAILRIVRLVRVFRIFKLSRHSKGLQILGHTLRASMRELALLIFFLVIGVILFSSAVYFAEADEPTSQFTSIPDAFWWAVVTMTTVGYGDMKPITVGGKIVGSLCAIAGVLTIALPVPVIVSNFNYFYHRETDNEEQPPAAESPPPGCPYFPDFLRKFKGSPSGSSLGDKAEYMEMEEGVTESLCGLDKSPSKGNGTDISRKNSTNSRSIQTDV; encoded by the coding sequence ATGGAGTTTGCCATGGTGGGCGCGGACGGCGGGTGCAACAGTCACCTGCCCTACGGATATGCCCAGGCTCGCGCAcgggagagggagcgcgagcgAGAGCGTCAGGCTGCCCAcacgcgggcggcggcggcggcggcggcggccgaagGTGGATCCGGTGcggagggaggcggcggcggcggcggcggcggagcgggggggtcctcctccagcgcccATCTCCTCAACAACCGACAGCATCAGTCTCGCGCCGCCTCTTCCACGAACGCCAACATCAGCAGCGGCGGTACCGCCTcgcgcccctcctcctcctccacctcctccgtgCAGCCGCCACAGCACCAGCACGAGcccgagcagcagcacagagttgTCAGAGAGCGCAAGAAGCAGCGCGGCGTCGGGCGCTGGAGACGCGGCCGCGCGACCCTCGGCGGAGACCTGCGTCACTCGGAGCTCGCGCTGCTGGGATCCGAGGAGGACATTATGATAGAAGAGGAAGAGGCCGAtggggccgaggaggaggaggaggaggggggggaggcgggggagcgGGGAAGCCAGAGGTCCAGTTTTGTGTGTAacatggatgaggaggaggagaccgtGTCGATCACCGACAGACGCCCTCAGTCCGGATACGAGAACGTCTACAGCGAGTGCGGCTGCTGCGAGAGGGTCGTCATCAACGTGTCGGGGCTCAAGTTCGAAACCCAGCTCAAGACGCTCACGCAGTTCCCGGACACGCTGCTGGGAGACCCCGACAAGCGAATCAGGTACTTCGACCCGCTGAGGAACGAATACTTCTTCGACCGGAACCGGCCCAGCTTTGACGCCATTCTCTACTACTATCAGTCGGGGGGGCGCTTGAAAAGACCCGTGAACGTCCCGTTCGACATCTTCTCGGAGGAGGTGAAGTTTTACGAACTCGGGGAGGAGGCGATCCTCAAGTTCCGGGAGGATGAGGGCTtcgtgaaggaggaggagaagccgctGCCGGAGGACGAGTTCAAGCGCCAGATCTGGCTGCTCTTCGAGTACCCGGAGAGTTCGAGTCCCGCCCGGGGCATCGCGGTGGTGTCGGTCCTGGTCATCGTCATTTCCATCGTCATCTTCTGCCTGGAGACGCTGCCGGAGTTCAGGGACGAGAAGGAGTATCTGCAGCCACGACGCAACTCCAGCCGGCCCGACCACGGATTCACGCCGTTCAACGACCCGTTTTTCATCGTGGAGACCGTGTGCATCATCTGGTTCTCCTTCGAGATTATCGTCCGCTTCTTCGCGAGTCCGAGCAAAACCGCTTTCTTTAAAAACATCATGAACACCATAGACATCGTGTCCATTCTGCCTTATTTCATTACTCTGGGCACGGACCTGGCGCAGCACCAGGGCAACGGGCAGCACGCGATGAGCTTCGCCATCCTGAGGATCGTGCGCCTCGTGCGCGTGTTCCGCATCTTCAAGCTGTCCCGGCACTCCAAGGGGCTGCAGATCCTGGGTCACACCCTGCGGGCCAGCATGCGGGAGCTCGCGCTGCTCATCTTCTTCCTGGTCATCGGCGTCATCCTCTTCTCCAGCGCCGTGTACTTCGCCGAGGCGGACGAGCCCACGTCCCAGTTCACGAGCATCCCCGACGCGTTCTGGTGGGCCGTGGTGACCATGACCACCGTGGGCTACGGCGACATGAAGCCCATCACGGTGGGCGGGAAGATCGTCGGCTCGCTGTGCGCGATCGCGGGCGTGTTAACCATTGCGCTGCCGGTGCCGGTCATCGTGTCCAACTTCAACTACTTTTACCACCGGGAGACGGACAACGAGGAGCAGCCGCCGGCGGCGGAGAGCCCGCCGCCGGGATGCCCCTACTTCCCGGACTTCCTGCGGAAGTTCAAAGGCTCGCCCTCCGGCTCCTCGCTGGGCGACAAAGCGGAGTatatggagatggaggagggcgTGACGGAGTCGCTGTGCGGGTTGGACAAGAGCCCGAGCAAAGGGAACGGCACCGACATCAGCAGGAAAAACAGCACCAACTCCAGGTCCATCCAGACTGACGTGTGA